From Maribacter dokdonensis DSW-8, the proteins below share one genomic window:
- a CDS encoding AraC family transcriptional regulator, translating into MEDIPQIGIPELYADYANQKSSTQPKFILLKPENMPEYIISGNPFRNVNYGISFFVESNSELNIDFNSYKPKKNTVYFGGPGQVFAINGEFTEGIGVLFQADFILRHGAQQWLQSLPIFNRFLSEPFIELSEEDLLMFQRLINEMDTEYVNDDFLKYEMLEAQLTQVLVKLSRLYRASKESKISVDTQHMMTLESLINKQFKNNRSVVDYAAQLYMTPQNLNRITKKAMGKSVSELINEKLIIEIKRYLVYTDMSSEEIAHFFNFYDNSYFTKTFKKAVGETPKAFRKRQKELFFPTK; encoded by the coding sequence ATGGAAGATATACCACAAATTGGAATACCGGAACTGTATGCTGATTACGCAAATCAAAAGAGTAGCACACAGCCGAAATTTATTTTACTGAAGCCTGAAAATATGCCCGAATACATAATAAGTGGCAATCCGTTTAGAAACGTTAACTACGGTATCTCATTTTTTGTGGAAAGCAATAGTGAACTAAATATTGATTTCAATAGTTACAAACCCAAAAAAAACACGGTTTATTTTGGAGGTCCCGGGCAAGTATTCGCCATTAACGGTGAGTTTACAGAAGGTATTGGCGTACTCTTTCAAGCAGACTTTATATTAAGACATGGAGCACAACAATGGTTACAATCCTTACCCATTTTCAATAGATTTTTAAGTGAGCCTTTTATTGAATTATCAGAAGAAGATTTACTGATGTTTCAACGACTTATAAATGAAATGGACACAGAATATGTGAATGATGATTTTTTAAAGTATGAAATGCTTGAAGCTCAACTCACCCAAGTCCTCGTAAAACTATCAAGACTTTACCGAGCATCAAAAGAAAGTAAAATAAGTGTTGACACCCAGCATATGATGACCTTAGAATCTTTAATAAACAAACAGTTTAAAAACAATAGAAGTGTGGTAGATTATGCCGCTCAATTATATATGACACCCCAAAACCTTAACCGCATTACCAAAAAGGCTATGGGCAAGAGCGTAAGTGAACTGATCAATGAAAAGTTGATCATAGAAATAAAAAGGTATCTAGTATATACCGATATGAGTAGCGAAGAAATTGCCCATTTCTTCAATTTTTATGATAATTCATACTTTACAAAAACATTTAAAAAAGCTGTAGGCGAAACCCCTAAAGCCT